One genomic segment of Brevibacillus laterosporus LMG 15441 includes these proteins:
- the yfcE gene encoding phosphodiesterase, translating into MKLFFLSDIHGSLTYAKAALEAFEREQATHIILVGDVMYHGPRNALPDGYNPSEVANLLNRYADSIVAVRGNCDSEVDQMLLHFPIMSDSHTIVMDKRRIFVTHGHIYHEDHHPALSAGDVLIHGHTHIPVAKKKGDLFILNPGSVAIPKENHPHTYGVIEGDQFWIKRLNGEVYMETSLI; encoded by the coding sequence ATGAAGTTATTTTTTCTCTCAGACATCCACGGTTCTTTGACCTATGCGAAAGCAGCCCTAGAAGCATTTGAACGTGAGCAAGCAACCCATATCATCCTAGTAGGAGATGTGATGTATCATGGACCACGCAATGCTTTGCCAGATGGATACAATCCGTCAGAAGTAGCCAATCTGCTAAATAGGTATGCTGACAGCATTGTAGCTGTGCGTGGAAATTGTGATTCAGAAGTAGATCAAATGCTTCTTCATTTCCCGATTATGAGTGATTCTCATACAATAGTTATGGATAAACGGCGTATTTTTGTGACACATGGACATATTTATCATGAGGATCATCATCCAGCATTATCTGCTGGAGATGTGTTAATTCATGGTCACACACATATCCCGGTGGCCAAGAAAAAAGGAGATCTGTTTATACTAAATCCTGGTTCTGTAGCTATTCCTAAAGAGAATCATCCGCATACATATGGAGTGATTGAGGGGGATCAGTTCTGGATTAAAAGGTTGAATGGAGAAGTGTATATGGAGACTTCACTTATCTAG
- a CDS encoding ArsR/SmtB family transcription factor, translating into MDYVMIFKALSNETRLQMLHWLKEPELHFPPSSCNYENFPGGICVGQIQEKAGLSQSTTSQYLAIMQRAGLLEARRFGQWTYYRRNEEMLHKLATYFREEL; encoded by the coding sequence ATGGATTATGTTATGATTTTTAAAGCTTTATCAAATGAAACCAGATTGCAAATGTTACATTGGTTAAAGGAGCCAGAGCTGCACTTTCCGCCATCTTCCTGTAACTACGAGAATTTTCCAGGGGGAATCTGTGTAGGACAAATTCAAGAAAAAGCAGGTCTTTCTCAATCAACCACGTCACAATACCTAGCGATTATGCAACGGGCGGGGTTATTAGAAGCTAGACGCTTTGGCCAATGGACGTACTACCGCAGAAATGAAGAAATGCTGCATAAGCTGGCTACATACTTCCGAGAGGAGTTGTAA